A genomic window from Brassica oleracea var. oleracea cultivar TO1000 chromosome C8, BOL, whole genome shotgun sequence includes:
- the LOC106311452 gene encoding thionin-like protein 1, translating into MDSKRMALLVVMMLVMGNILFEAEGMAFIDCYKGCFVMCAASSNAFKKLFCPFSCIKDCKQPTTPSEANLNDIDHTDYFCNLGCATDRCASSSSIHDKDHAEKVSVCVDSCSDICSRRN; encoded by the exons ATGGACAGCAAAAGAATGGCTTTGTTGGTGGTGATGATGTTGGTGATGGGGAACATTTTGTTTGAGGCAGAGGGTATGGCTTTTATAGATTGTTATAAAGGCTGTTTTGTGATGTGTGCTGCATCTTCTAACGCATTCAAGAAACTGTTCTGTCCTTTCTCGTGTATCAAGGACTGTAAACAGCCTACTACACCTTCTGAGGCAAATCTGAATGACATTGACCACACTGATTATTTTTGTAATCTCGGATGTGCCACTGATCGTTGTGCTTCATCCTCCTCGATCCATGATAAGG ATCATGCAGAGAAAGTTTCAGTATGTGTGGATTCATGCTCAGATATATGCTCCCGCAGGAACTAA
- the LOC106311294 gene encoding thionin-like protein 2 codes for MRSTGETIIMLITIMIVMAMGNFVAQTQAQDTLSFRNCYPGCIDRCAIEKQLPKLLLCPFTCILTCLAPPTSNIPPSHSQIILAKKIDHTDYFCKLSCATHHCASLSSLRNPNVDKVGDCVDSCSNKCSNKN; via the exons ATGAGAAGCACGGGAGAGACCATAATAATGCTCATTACAATAATGATAGTGATGGCAATGGGGAACTTTGTGGCTCAAACACAAGCTCAAGACACACTCTCTTTTAGAAATTGTTATCCCGGTTGTATTGATCGTTGTGCCATTGAAAAACAGTTACCAAAATTACTTTTGTGTCCATTCACTTGTATTCTTACTTGTCTTGCTCCTCCAACGTCAAATATTCCTCCTTCTCATTCTCAAATTATTTTGGCAAAGAAAATCGATCATACTGATTATTTTTGCAAGCTTAGTTGTGCTACTCATCATTGTGCTTCTCTCTCTTCTCTCAGAAATCCGA ATGTAGACAAAGTTGGAGACTGTGTGGATTCATGCTCAAACAAGTGCTCCAACAAGAACTAA
- the LOC106307344 gene encoding serine/threonine-protein kinase PEPKR2 yields MRKKRKGSETEGSENLQEDLSSCATGSRSSNFRSHFSLEGYARLKKRCKENDTVDEESVGSFKRRLAGVATAPPCGASSLVSSGRGLKRKIGCIDVSTQTGRKNKIDDDYVFGPNIGKGKFGSVRICRSKNNGIDFACKTLKKGEETVHREVEIMQHLSGHPRVVTLHAVYEESDCFHLVMELCSGGRLIDQMVKEGKYSEQRAANIFKDLMLVIKYCHEMGVVHRDIKPENILLTAAGKIQLADFGLAMRIAKGQTLSGLAGSPAYVAPEVLSENYSEKVDIWSAGVLLYALLSGVLPFKGDSLDAIFEAIKKVKLDLNSGVWESVSKPARDLLARMLTREESSRITADEVLRHPWILFYTDRTLKTMCIKSKHKNQTGPPPCLQIRSQIEKIDLNRANREKKKTTSDSPTDSFSNTEEEEDESGVVDVLVVAISNVRISEPKRSRVCSPTSSPIEQQHSSNLTTTNTLCQAF; encoded by the exons ATGAGGAAGAAGCGGAAAGGTAGCGAAACTGAGGGTTCCGAGAATTTACAAGAGGATTTGTCATCATGTGCCACTGGTTCACGATCATCCAACTTCAGGTCGCATTTTTCGCTAGAGGGTTACGCTAGACTTAAGAAGCGGTGCAAGGAGAATGATACTGTCGACGAGGAGTCCGTTGGTTCCTTCAAGAGACGGCTCGCCGGCGTTGCTACCGCCCCTCCTTGTGGTGCGTCTTCTTTGGTTTCGTCAGGGAGAGGTTTGAAGAGGAAGATTGGGTGCATTGACGTTTCCACGCAGACTGGCAGGAAGAATAAGATTGACGATGATTATGTTTTTGGTCCTAATATTGGGAAAGGTAAATTCGGGTCGGTTAGGATCTGTAGGTCGAAGAATAACGGGATTGACTTTGCTTGTAAAACTCTGAAGAAAGGGGAGGAGACTGTTCACAGGGAGGTTGAGATAATGCAGCATTTGTCCGGTCATCCTCGGGTTGTCACGTTGCATGCTGTGTATGAAGAGTCTGATTGTTTCCATCTTGTGATGGAGCTGTGTTCCGGGGGACGTTTGATTGATCAGATGGTCAAGGAGGGAAAATATTCTGAGCAGCGAGCAGCTAATATATTCAAGGACCTCATGCTAGTTATCAAATATTGCCACGAGATGGGAGTTGTGCATAGAGATATAAAACCTGAGAATATTCTCCTAACAGCTGCTGGGAAGATTCAGCTTGCTGATTTTGGACTTGCCATGAGAATTGCAAAAG GTCAAACATTGTCTGGATTGGCGGGTAGTCCTGCTTATGTTGCACCGGAAGTTCTCTCTGAAAACTATTCAGAGAAAGTCGACATTTGGAGTGCAGGAGTCCTCTTATACGCTCTCTTATCTGGTGTGCTCCCGTTTAAGGGAGACTCTTTGGATGCAATTTTCGAAGCAATCAAGAAAGTGAAGCTTGATCTCAACTCGGGAGTGTGGGAGTCAGTGTCCAAACCAGCCCGTGATCTGTTGGCAAGAATGCTAACAAGGGAAGAATCGTCCAGAATCACAGCGGATGAAGTGCTAA GGCATCCATGGATACTCTTCTACACAGACCGGACACTCAAGACGATGTGTATCAAGTCCAAGCACAAGAATCAAACAGGACCTCCTCCATGCCTCCAGATTCGCAGCCAAATAGAGAAAATTGACCTAAACAGAGCGAACAGAGAGAAGAAGAAGACAACATCTGATTCACCGACTGATTCATTCTCCAACACAGAGGAGGAAGAAGATGAGAGCGGTGTGGTCGATGTGCTTGTGGTTGCGATCTCCAACGTGAGGATCTCAGAACCAAAGAGAAGCAGAGTCTGTAGTCCCACAAGCAGCCCCATTGAACAGCAACACTCTTCTAACCTGACCACGACTAATACACTATGTCAAGCCTTCTGA
- the LOC106311258 gene encoding thionin-like protein 2: MESKRMTIMFITLMIVMIIGNFVVQAEAQAQTYPFRSCFPGCIVSCAIEKKFPTGLMCPFTCFMTCLPPPTSNTPSPTSQMILANEIDHTDYFCKLGCASHRCLALSSLQNPNVDKVVDCVDSCSNRCSGKN; encoded by the exons ATGGAAAGCAAAAGAATGACCATAATGTTCATTACACTAATGATAGTGATGATAATTGGGAACTTTGTGGTTCAAGCAGAAGCTCAAGCGCAAACTTATCCTTTTAGAAGCTGTTTCCCGGGTTGTATTGTGAGTTGTGCCATCGAGAAGAAGTTTCCAACTGGTTTGATGTGTCCATTCACTTGCTTCATGACTTGTCTTCCTCCTCCAACATCAAATACTCCTTCTCCTACGTCACAAATGATTTTGGCAAACGAAATCGATCATACTGATTATTTCTGTAAACTTGGTTGTGCTAGTCATCGTTGTCTTGCTCTTTCTTCTCTCCAAAATCCAA ATGTAGACAAAGTTGTGGATTGTGTGGATTCATGTTCAAACAGGTGCTCCGGCAAGAACTAG